One region of Diabrotica undecimpunctata isolate CICGRU chromosome 6, icDiaUnde3, whole genome shotgun sequence genomic DNA includes:
- the LOC140444193 gene encoding uncharacterized protein isoform X1 yields MMRVFYIIILMFLIQFYDINSLKHKHRSKRYLVYPFGGSFKIVIGIGIPVKLGSKQSMAIGWNLQMQYAVAQNVSQLLTYPQIYTRKRSVDFPPAPKSDRAILYSAFEELFDSEGLNGRQCLLRSICENAMDSLAHEANGLYGKLFNIVLTPNYGDGEVSPDLDPSYLDAQKAGEYGVECKTLYTNCALKDGLLNLFSILDNTLAY; encoded by the exons atg atgcgTGTCTtctacattattattttaatgtttttgatacAATTTTACGATATAAATAGTCTCAAACACAAACACCGCAGTAAAAGGTATTTAGTTTATCCATTTGGAGGTAGTTTTAAG ATTGTCATCGGTATTGGTATCCCAGTAAAACTTGGATCTAAACAATCGATGGCAATTGGTTGGAACCTCCAAATGCAGTATGCAGTTGCTCAAAATGTATCGCAATTACTGACTTATCCTCAAATTTACACGAGAAAGAGATCTGTTGACTTTCCACCAGCTCCCAAAAGCGATAGAGCCATCTTGTATTCAGCTTTTGAAGAACTCTTCGACAG TGAAGGCCTAAACGGGCGACAGTGTCTGTTACGAAGCATCTGTGAAAATGCCATGGATTCACTGGCCCACGAGGCCAACGGCCTGTACGGAAAACTGTTCAACATCGTTTTAAC tccTAATTATGGAGATGGAGAAGTTAGTCCTGATTTGGACCCTTCCTACTTGGATGCGCAAAAGGCAGGAGAATATGGTGTGGAATGTAAAACATTATATACCAATTGTGCGCTTAAGGATGGACTGTtaaatttgttttcaattttaGATAATACATTAGCATACTAA
- the LOC140444193 gene encoding uncharacterized protein isoform X3 gives MMRVFYIIILMFLIQFYDINSLKHKHRSKRYLVYPFGGSFKIVIGIGIPVKLGSKQSMAIGWNLQMQYAVAQNVSQLLTYPQIYTRKRSVDFPPAPKSDRAILYSAFEELFDSEGLNGRQCLLRSICENAMDSLAHEANGLYGKLFNIVLTRKGDEHRNA, from the exons atg atgcgTGTCTtctacattattattttaatgtttttgatacAATTTTACGATATAAATAGTCTCAAACACAAACACCGCAGTAAAAGGTATTTAGTTTATCCATTTGGAGGTAGTTTTAAG ATTGTCATCGGTATTGGTATCCCAGTAAAACTTGGATCTAAACAATCGATGGCAATTGGTTGGAACCTCCAAATGCAGTATGCAGTTGCTCAAAATGTATCGCAATTACTGACTTATCCTCAAATTTACACGAGAAAGAGATCTGTTGACTTTCCACCAGCTCCCAAAAGCGATAGAGCCATCTTGTATTCAGCTTTTGAAGAACTCTTCGACAG TGAAGGCCTAAACGGGCGACAGTGTCTGTTACGAAGCATCTGTGAAAATGCCATGGATTCACTGGCCCACGAGGCCAACGGCCTGTACGGAAAACTGTTCAACATCGTTTTAAC aaggaagggcgatgaacatcgaaatGCGTGA
- the LOC140444193 gene encoding uncharacterized protein isoform X2: MRVFYIIILMFLIQFYDINSLKHKHRSKRYLVYPFGGSFKIVIGIGIPVKLGSKQSMAIGWNLQMQYAVAQNVSQLLTYPQIYTRKRSVDFPPAPKSDRAILYSAFEELFDSEGLNGRQCLLRSICENAMDSLAHEANGLYGKLFNIVLTPNYGDGEVSPDLDPSYLDAQKAGEYGVECKTLYTNCALKDGLLNLFSILDNTLAY; the protein is encoded by the exons atgcgTGTCTtctacattattattttaatgtttttgatacAATTTTACGATATAAATAGTCTCAAACACAAACACCGCAGTAAAAGGTATTTAGTTTATCCATTTGGAGGTAGTTTTAAG ATTGTCATCGGTATTGGTATCCCAGTAAAACTTGGATCTAAACAATCGATGGCAATTGGTTGGAACCTCCAAATGCAGTATGCAGTTGCTCAAAATGTATCGCAATTACTGACTTATCCTCAAATTTACACGAGAAAGAGATCTGTTGACTTTCCACCAGCTCCCAAAAGCGATAGAGCCATCTTGTATTCAGCTTTTGAAGAACTCTTCGACAG TGAAGGCCTAAACGGGCGACAGTGTCTGTTACGAAGCATCTGTGAAAATGCCATGGATTCACTGGCCCACGAGGCCAACGGCCTGTACGGAAAACTGTTCAACATCGTTTTAAC tccTAATTATGGAGATGGAGAAGTTAGTCCTGATTTGGACCCTTCCTACTTGGATGCGCAAAAGGCAGGAGAATATGGTGTGGAATGTAAAACATTATATACCAATTGTGCGCTTAAGGATGGACTGTtaaatttgttttcaattttaGATAATACATTAGCATACTAA
- the LOC140444194 gene encoding chymotrypsin-1-like, which translates to MIAFILFSLVLQTLASSPILGRDADQNEYPFIVGVESCDFPVCYPQCAGVVLSKNWILTLGGCAYGASTYNNFRINAGVVNVTSPAAQLREIETAVLHPEFDYFQPFSPNNIGLLKLKTPLDLGDSVQPGVLPKQGSDVPLGKVTQLGWFVNKDSHDRPVSVENLETAETGMIDYDVCMAIVEPSMEYKFPDFAQTLFCTGDFTGREDLCFINAGSPTIQDGVVVGFHYFTTLGCGVMGSAILSLKTGPYVSWIQENIDDNIRLA; encoded by the exons ATGATTGCCTTCATACTTTTTAGTTTAGTTCTACAAACTTTAG CATCTTCTCCAATCTTGGGTCGAGACGCTGATCAAAATGAGTATCCATTTATCGTAGGAGTGGAATCATGCGATTTTCCGGTTTGTTATCCACAATGTGCTGGAGTGGTTCTTTCCAAAAATTGGATCCTCACACTTGGTGGCTGTGCGTATGGTGCGAGTACCTACAATAATTTCAGG ATAAACGCAGGAGTTGTCAATGTCACCAGTCCAGCCGCACAACTTAGAGAGATCGAAACAGCTGTACTACATCCAGAATTCGACTATTTTCA ACCCTTTTCCCCAAACAACATTGGTCTACTGAAACTAAAAACACCTCTAGATTTGGGAGACTCGGTTCAACCAGGAGTACTGCCAAAGCAAGGATCAGATGTACCACTCGGCAAAGTAACGCAACTAGGATGGTTTGTTAATAAAGATAGTCACGATAGACCAGTCAGTGTAGAAAACTTGGAGACTGCAGAAACGGGTATGATTGACTATGATG tgtgtATGGCCATAGTAGAACCATCGATGGAATACAAATTTCCTGACTTTGCACAAACATTGTTTTGTACTGGAGATTTTACTGGACGCGAagatttatgttttattaatgCCGGTTCCCCAACCATTCAAGATGGAGTCGTAGTAggttttcattattttacaacCTTGGGTTGTGGAGTAATGGGATCAGCTATATTAAGTCTCAAAACTGGACCTTATGTATCGTGGATTCAGGAAAATATTGACGACAATATAAGACTAGCCTAA